A genomic region of Leptospira mtsangambouensis contains the following coding sequences:
- a CDS encoding response regulator transcription factor produces MKPRILLVEDDEGLGETLKERLEQDRYRVQWAKTVSEAETLFSPNQFDLVVLDLRLPDGNGFQLAEVFLSKEKDLPFLFLTAQAGAQERLRGFELGAAEFIPKPFHLKEFLIRLERVVAQTRPHFGQKWKMDQTEIHLDSFLVKREDGSSVLLSKRDCALLALLLSDVRKVFSRSEILDNIVGEESFPTERTIDNAIVRLRDALGEESIRNVRGVGYQWVAEVSPLK; encoded by the coding sequence ATGAAACCAAGAATTTTGCTTGTGGAAGATGACGAGGGTCTCGGTGAAACCTTAAAAGAAAGATTGGAACAAGACAGGTACCGGGTGCAGTGGGCAAAAACTGTTTCCGAAGCGGAAACGTTATTTTCTCCAAACCAATTTGATTTGGTGGTTCTTGATTTACGACTTCCAGATGGAAATGGATTCCAATTGGCAGAAGTTTTTTTATCCAAAGAAAAAGACCTCCCCTTCTTATTTTTAACTGCACAAGCCGGTGCCCAAGAAAGACTTCGTGGGTTCGAATTGGGTGCAGCCGAGTTCATCCCAAAACCTTTCCATTTAAAAGAATTCCTCATCCGATTGGAAAGAGTGGTGGCCCAGACTCGCCCTCATTTTGGACAAAAATGGAAAATGGACCAAACGGAAATCCACTTGGATTCCTTTCTTGTGAAAAGGGAAGATGGGTCTTCCGTTTTACTTTCCAAAAGGGACTGTGCTCTTTTGGCCCTCCTCCTCTCCGATGTGCGAAAGGTCTTTAGTCGTTCCGAAATTTTAGACAATATCGTAGGTGAGGAAAGTTTTCCCACTGAAAGGACCATCGACAATGCCATCGTGAGGCTTCGGGATGCTCTGGGGGAAGAATCCATCCGCAATGTACGGGGTGTCGGCTACCAATGGGTGGCAGAAGTCTCCCCTCTAAAATAA
- a CDS encoding sensor histidine kinase, with amino-acid sequence MFFSLAWLSLTLSLGVWWWILGFRQAKTISEISISDARQVELNRVNRMLQLEGSFFLSMLTLGGVTLAILSYRDHKRSKLISDFFSTVTHEMKTPIASLQLQIEVLLENTKEPELKKKLEKIWKENQRIESQMGNAFYLASLMQGESLYMEPLTISDLCESYSHHEPDLTWNVLIPQKTKVYIDKKAFFAMLKNLSENAKRHGKAKTIILTVFKDHKDISFLLEDDGAGFSGNKKNLTLPFLRHSKTSGSGIGLYIVKKLIEKMKGSLEFPNSSSGFQVKLNLKEVS; translated from the coding sequence ATGTTTTTTTCCCTGGCCTGGCTATCTCTCACACTTTCTTTGGGAGTGTGGTGGTGGATTTTGGGATTTCGCCAAGCAAAGACCATTTCGGAAATTTCTATCAGCGACGCAAGGCAAGTTGAGCTAAACCGAGTCAATCGGATGTTGCAATTAGAAGGATCCTTTTTTCTTTCTATGCTCACTCTTGGTGGAGTGACTCTGGCGATTCTTTCCTATAGAGATCATAAACGTTCTAAACTCATTTCTGATTTTTTTTCTACCGTCACACACGAAATGAAAACTCCCATTGCCAGCTTACAGTTGCAAATCGAAGTTCTTTTAGAAAATACAAAAGAACCAGAACTAAAGAAAAAATTAGAAAAAATTTGGAAAGAAAACCAACGGATTGAATCCCAAATGGGAAATGCATTTTATCTCGCAAGCCTAATGCAGGGAGAATCCTTGTATATGGAACCCCTCACCATTTCGGATTTATGTGAATCCTATTCCCATCATGAACCAGATTTAACTTGGAATGTTTTGATTCCCCAAAAAACAAAAGTGTATATTGATAAAAAAGCTTTTTTTGCAATGTTAAAAAACCTTAGTGAAAATGCAAAACGCCATGGAAAAGCAAAAACGATCATACTCACCGTCTTTAAAGATCATAAAGATATTTCTTTTCTTTTAGAAGATGATGGTGCTGGTTTTAGTGGGAATAAAAAAAATCTGACATTACCATTTCTACGTCATTCCAAAACCAGTGGGAGTGGGATTGGTTTGTATATAGTAAAAAAACTAATCGAAAAAATGAAAGGTTCTCTTGAGTTTCCGAACAGTTCGTCCGGATTCCAAGTAAAACTGAACTTAAAAGAGGTTTCATGA
- the glnA gene encoding type I glutamate--ammonia ligase: MQFATPKFTSGKEVVEYAKKNGVIFYDFRFTDIKGMWHHVSYYVNSVDEETFKGIPFDGSSIARWQPINASDMQLHPEISTAFLDPFTADKTLVMFCDVWDIYKKQYYEKCPRSIAKKALEFMNKSGIADTAYFGPENEFFVFDSLRVRDEINCQYYELDSNEGIWNTHSEIPGTNNTGKINFNSGHRPGTKGGYFPVAPIDSQVDLRAEFVKTLEAIGMETFVVHHEVAQAQGEIGVKFGTLIEAADNVQKLKYIVKMVAHKHGKTATFMPKPLFGDNGNGMHVHISLWKGGKNLFAGDKYQGLSDFAFNYVGGVLKYARACAAFTNASTNSYKRLIPGFEAPSILAYSAQNRSASCRIPFVSGEKAKRVEFRFPDSTANPYLAFASLLMAGMAGVAEKIDPGPAREEDLFELSLDEIREKGIRQMPHTLREAMEEMLAQREIFKQGDVFTENFLQTYQHYKFETEIWPWEGRPHPYEFLTTYSC; encoded by the coding sequence ATGCAGTTCGCAACCCCAAAATTTACTTCCGGAAAGGAAGTGGTTGAGTATGCCAAAAAAAATGGAGTCATTTTCTACGACTTCCGCTTCACGGATATCAAAGGAATGTGGCACCACGTTTCGTATTATGTGAATTCAGTTGATGAAGAAACATTCAAAGGAATTCCTTTTGATGGATCTTCCATTGCTCGTTGGCAGCCAATCAATGCTTCTGACATGCAACTACACCCAGAAATTTCTACGGCTTTTTTGGATCCGTTCACTGCTGACAAAACACTCGTTATGTTTTGCGATGTATGGGATATTTACAAAAAACAATACTATGAAAAATGTCCACGTTCCATTGCGAAAAAAGCATTAGAGTTCATGAACAAATCCGGAATTGCAGATACAGCTTATTTCGGTCCAGAAAATGAATTCTTCGTTTTTGACAGTTTACGAGTTCGTGATGAAATCAACTGCCAATACTATGAATTAGATTCTAACGAAGGGATCTGGAACACTCACTCTGAAATTCCAGGAACAAACAACACAGGAAAAATCAACTTCAACTCCGGACACCGTCCTGGAACAAAAGGTGGATACTTCCCAGTGGCTCCTATTGACTCCCAAGTAGACCTCCGTGCTGAATTTGTAAAAACACTAGAAGCAATCGGAATGGAAACTTTTGTGGTTCACCACGAAGTTGCGCAAGCACAAGGAGAAATTGGTGTTAAGTTTGGAACTTTGATTGAAGCTGCTGACAACGTTCAAAAGCTAAAATACATCGTGAAGATGGTGGCTCATAAACACGGAAAAACTGCTACTTTTATGCCAAAACCACTTTTTGGTGATAACGGTAACGGTATGCACGTTCATATCTCTCTTTGGAAAGGTGGAAAAAACCTTTTTGCTGGAGACAAATACCAAGGCCTTTCTGACTTCGCATTCAACTATGTTGGTGGAGTTTTAAAATATGCAAGAGCTTGTGCTGCGTTCACTAACGCATCTACTAACTCTTACAAACGACTCATTCCAGGATTCGAAGCTCCATCTATCTTAGCTTACTCTGCTCAGAACCGTTCTGCTTCTTGCCGTATTCCTTTTGTTAGCGGCGAAAAAGCAAAACGTGTGGAATTCCGATTCCCTGATTCAACAGCTAACCCATATTTGGCGTTCGCTTCACTTCTAATGGCTGGTATGGCTGGTGTTGCTGAAAAAATCGATCCAGGTCCTGCTCGTGAAGAAGATCTTTTTGAACTTTCATTGGATGAAATCCGTGAAAAAGGAATCCGCCAAATGCCTCACACCCTTCGTGAAGCTATGGAAGAGATGCTTGCTCAAAGAGAAATTTTCAAACAAGGTGATGTGTTTACAGAAAACTTTCTACAAACATACCAACACTACAAGTTTGAAACAGAAATTTGGCCATGGGAAGGTCGCCCTCACCCATACGAATTCCTCACTACTTACTCTTGTTAA
- a CDS encoding class I fructose-bisphosphate aldolase: MNFDEISKHLGNDAESLLGFKSPKIAKELIHVPGSDWVDRIFAPTDRSVPVLRSIQTLLGSGRLGGTGYVSILPVDQGIEHSAGASFAKNPIYFDGENIIKLAIEGGCNGVATTLGVLGSVARKYAHKIPFILKINHNELLTYPNKSEQILFATVKQAYDQGCVAIGATIYFGSADSGREIVEISKIFQMAHELGMATILWCYVRNNAFKKDKDYHVSADLTGQANHLGVTIQADIIKQKLPENNGGYNVLNQESSYGKTDKRIYSDLTSDHPIDLTRYQVANCYMGRAGLINSGGASGENDLQDALKTAVINKRAGGMGLISGRKAFQKPMKEGVALLNAIQDVYLSKEITVA, translated from the coding sequence TTGAACTTCGACGAAATCTCGAAACATCTTGGAAACGACGCGGAATCCTTACTTGGATTCAAATCCCCAAAAATCGCTAAAGAACTAATCCACGTACCTGGCTCTGACTGGGTTGATAGAATTTTTGCTCCCACAGACAGGTCTGTACCTGTGCTTCGTAGCATCCAAACCCTTCTCGGAAGTGGCCGTCTCGGTGGAACGGGTTATGTTTCCATCCTTCCGGTTGACCAAGGAATTGAACACTCTGCTGGTGCCTCATTTGCAAAAAACCCGATTTACTTTGACGGTGAAAACATCATCAAATTGGCTATCGAAGGTGGTTGTAATGGTGTGGCAACAACTCTCGGAGTTCTTGGATCCGTTGCAAGAAAGTATGCTCACAAAATTCCTTTCATTTTGAAAATCAATCACAATGAACTTTTGACTTACCCAAACAAAAGTGAACAAATCCTATTTGCAACAGTAAAACAAGCTTATGACCAAGGTTGTGTTGCGATTGGTGCTACCATTTATTTTGGTTCCGCTGATTCAGGTCGTGAAATCGTTGAAATTTCTAAAATCTTTCAAATGGCTCACGAACTCGGAATGGCAACCATCCTTTGGTGTTATGTAAGAAACAATGCGTTCAAAAAAGACAAAGACTACCATGTTTCTGCTGACCTAACAGGACAGGCTAACCACTTAGGTGTGACCATCCAAGCAGATATCATCAAACAAAAGTTACCTGAAAACAATGGTGGATACAATGTTTTAAACCAAGAATCTTCTTATGGTAAAACAGACAAACGAATCTATTCTGACCTTACTTCTGACCACCCAATTGACCTCACTCGTTACCAAGTAGCAAATTGTTACATGGGAAGAGCTGGACTTATCAACTCTGGTGGTGCATCAGGTGAAAACGATTTACAAGACGCACTGAAAACTGCAGTCATCAACAAACGTGCTGGTGGAATGGGACTTATCTCTGGAAGAAAAGCGTTCCAAAAACCAATGAAGGAAGGGGTTGCATTACTCAACGCCATCCAAGACGTATATCTATCGAAAGAAATTACAGTCGCTTAA
- a CDS encoding PP2C family protein-serine/threonine phosphatase, with product MSSRKPDYGRYQHLESFIHLSKDAIWCYELDIPMPISLSLEEQMEYVWNHSVIRESNLAMAKFYGYHSVHEVVGKYLKDLVTLKSVFLLRKFIESTYQLENYEYIVELSDGNQRVFLMNSHGQVEDGHLLRIWGQQIEISSIRESEVKLSGLLRFSQIVTEVSKTFVHTKAEFVSDAIQFALEELGKYSRADRVFAAEISSDKQFLSVTHEWVLEGIPSLFSVGTKLPIAKMNPERLGILASDGVIHIADTQLMVDEPWHLDLFKRAEVRSILVVGLRDEGSVIGILGITTYEQVGNWSEETKQLLGLIAGFISQGLVRAKNEIKLMKKEKILQRFYSDVKEDLALAKLTQEAWVAKDFGEIQNIKIQSRFLPYDEIGGDLILYERLSEDCIDIFFGDISGHGISSALVSGIAAVSFKKHSKLESSPSAILSAMHLELKTIVFKHHISACVLRLFPKERRVEFSFAGHPPVVFWKENERVMKLVKDEMYPILLLDHWKGKTISKTFEPGDRLLLYSDGIYELEEEAGGYIGLDVFLQELSEMISVSDTTDTLLKKMIANCLIDKERIIHDDIAVLFMEF from the coding sequence ATGAGTTCTCGAAAACCCGATTATGGTCGTTACCAACATTTAGAGAGCTTCATCCACCTTTCGAAAGATGCTATCTGGTGTTATGAATTGGACATTCCTATGCCCATTTCTCTTTCCTTGGAAGAACAGATGGAATACGTTTGGAACCACAGTGTGATCCGTGAAAGTAATTTGGCCATGGCCAAGTTTTATGGATACCATTCTGTCCATGAGGTTGTGGGAAAGTATCTAAAGGATCTCGTCACTCTGAAGAGTGTTTTTTTACTTCGCAAATTCATTGAAAGCACATACCAATTAGAAAATTACGAATACATTGTTGAATTGTCGGATGGCAACCAAAGGGTATTTTTGATGAACTCCCATGGACAGGTGGAGGATGGACACCTGCTTCGGATCTGGGGCCAACAAATCGAAATTTCTTCCATTCGTGAGTCCGAAGTCAAACTTTCCGGACTGTTACGATTTTCTCAAATTGTCACAGAGGTATCCAAAACCTTTGTTCATACCAAAGCAGAATTTGTCTCCGATGCCATTCAGTTTGCCTTGGAAGAATTGGGTAAATACTCTCGTGCGGACCGAGTGTTTGCGGCTGAAATTTCATCGGATAAACAATTTTTATCAGTCACACATGAATGGGTACTCGAAGGTATCCCCTCTTTGTTTTCCGTAGGTACAAAACTTCCCATTGCCAAAATGAATCCGGAACGATTGGGGATTCTCGCTTCCGATGGGGTGATTCATATTGCAGATACTCAGTTGATGGTGGATGAACCTTGGCATTTGGATCTTTTTAAACGAGCAGAAGTGCGTTCTATCCTTGTTGTCGGTTTACGAGATGAGGGGAGTGTGATTGGGATTTTAGGAATTACCACTTACGAACAAGTTGGAAATTGGTCAGAAGAAACAAAACAATTGTTGGGTTTGATCGCTGGTTTTATTTCGCAAGGGTTAGTTCGTGCTAAAAATGAAATCAAACTGATGAAAAAAGAAAAAATCTTACAAAGGTTTTATTCTGATGTCAAAGAGGATTTGGCACTGGCTAAGTTAACCCAAGAGGCATGGGTTGCCAAAGATTTTGGTGAAATTCAAAATATAAAAATTCAATCCCGGTTTTTGCCATACGATGAAATTGGCGGTGACCTGATTTTATACGAAAGACTTAGCGAAGATTGTATCGATATTTTCTTCGGTGATATTTCTGGTCATGGGATTTCTTCGGCTCTTGTTTCTGGGATTGCTGCTGTATCGTTTAAAAAACATTCCAAATTAGAATCCAGTCCTTCTGCCATTTTATCGGCTATGCATTTGGAGCTAAAAACCATTGTATTCAAACACCATATCTCTGCTTGTGTCCTTCGTCTTTTTCCTAAGGAAAGAAGGGTAGAGTTTAGTTTTGCAGGTCATCCGCCGGTTGTGTTTTGGAAAGAAAATGAACGTGTGATGAAACTTGTAAAAGATGAAATGTATCCCATCCTATTACTAGACCATTGGAAAGGAAAAACTATTTCTAAAACATTTGAGCCTGGGGATCGTTTGCTTTTGTATTCTGATGGAATTTATGAATTAGAAGAAGAGGCGGGTGGATATATTGGTCTTGATGTTTTTTTACAAGAACTCTCTGAGATGATTTCTGTTTCTGATACAACTGATACCTTACTCAAAAAAATGATCGCCAATTGTCTCATAGACAAAGAAAGAATCATTCATGATGACATCGCTGTTTTGTTTATGGAATTTTAA
- a CDS encoding Cys-rich protein yields MKKTNRLFSILALVLFTGTLQAADFPKCKEACDKFYNCSIQVNPNATEEQKSTLKRGCEFNCNRPKYYNKIAGCLTGGDTCKAFSTCIMKEMQANK; encoded by the coding sequence ATGAAAAAAACAAATCGTTTGTTTTCAATTCTGGCTCTGGTATTATTTACCGGAACCCTCCAAGCAGCTGACTTTCCTAAGTGTAAAGAAGCATGTGATAAATTTTACAATTGTTCGATTCAAGTGAATCCCAATGCCACTGAAGAACAAAAATCAACACTCAAACGTGGTTGTGAGTTCAACTGCAACCGTCCCAAATACTACAATAAAATTGCAGGCTGCCTCACTGGTGGTGATACTTGCAAAGCTTTCTCAACTTGCATTATGAAAGAAATGCAAGCCAATAAATAA